In Chitinivibrionales bacterium, the following are encoded in one genomic region:
- a CDS encoding DUF5683 domain-containing protein, with amino-acid sequence MILLIVSAVVFGQGNKEQILFQESDSTAVVKKDSLKRAPLFKPGIALASSLVIPGAGQVYTGHYIKAGLFFISEIGVGLFGYQRYLYTVALKKNADSIAALWNSVRDSVSIKRSIIDTTTYDTNDVGFFYKLKADSARYEEKETRDVLYQSIAWMLGIYYYNIMDALQSAGVMRDNSKKNPAVAGWLSAIPGLGLGQIYNGELSKAGMILMVQFNLAYVALNYHLRMVDCENAEAAIDPNNKPQYNLFIGPQHDRWEYRRNNAFRNRNMFLWYSLAFYFYGILDAVVDAHLHDAPLRMKLEPDLVPQSKEMGLRATIPF; translated from the coding sequence ATGATATTATTGATCGTTTCAGCCGTTGTGTTTGGCCAGGGAAATAAAGAGCAGATCCTTTTTCAAGAGAGCGATTCTACAGCCGTTGTAAAAAAAGACTCGTTAAAAAGGGCTCCATTATTTAAACCTGGCATTGCTCTTGCATCTTCCTTGGTTATTCCTGGCGCAGGCCAGGTTTATACCGGGCATTATATAAAAGCGGGTTTGTTTTTTATTTCGGAAATCGGGGTGGGGCTGTTCGGTTATCAGCGCTATTTATACACCGTCGCGCTTAAAAAAAACGCGGACAGCATCGCAGCGCTGTGGAATTCGGTGAGGGATTCCGTCTCGATCAAAAGATCGATAATCGATACCACGACGTACGACACAAACGATGTGGGTTTTTTCTACAAGTTGAAGGCCGACAGCGCTCGGTATGAGGAAAAGGAAACGCGGGACGTGTTGTACCAGAGCATTGCCTGGATGCTGGGTATCTACTACTATAACATCATGGACGCGCTGCAGAGCGCCGGGGTGATGCGGGACAATTCCAAGAAAAATCCCGCGGTCGCGGGGTGGCTCTCCGCGATACCGGGCCTTGGCCTCGGCCAGATTTACAACGGCGAATTGTCAAAGGCCGGAATGATCCTGATGGTGCAGTTCAACCTGGCCTATGTCGCCCTAAATTATCACCTGCGCATGGTTGACTGCGAGAATGCGGAGGCGGCGATCGACCCGAACAACAAGCCGCAGTACAACCTTTTTATTGGTCCGCAGCATGACCGGTGGGAATATCGGCGCAATAACGCATTCAGGAACCGGAACATGTTCCTATGGTATTCATTGGCATTTTATTTTTACGGCATCCTCGACGCGGTGGTCGATGCGCACCTGCACGACGCGCCGCTCAGGATGAAGCTGGAGCCGGACCTTGTTCCGCAAAGTAAAGAAATGGGGCTGCGGGCGACTATTCCGTTCTGA